In one window of Oncorhynchus kisutch isolate 150728-3 linkage group LG16, Okis_V2, whole genome shotgun sequence DNA:
- the LOC109883278 gene encoding polyadenylate-binding protein-interacting protein 2B isoform X2 produces MSGPEVVKTSGGGAPGKEGKEPVANGHPGEGDQGGDDPFAEYMWMENEDVYNRQVEEELLEQEFLERCFQEMLDEEDQDWFIPARDLPSGVGQIQQQLNGLSVSDGGNAEEMARKSNLNPDAKEFIPGVKY; encoded by the exons ATGAGTGGTCCCGAGGTAGTGAAGACGTCGGGGGGTGGGGCTCCGGGGAAGGAAGGCAAGGAGCCTGTAGCAAATGGGCATCCAGGAGAGGGGGATCAGGGAGGAGACGATCCCTTTGCTGAGTACATGTGGATGGAGAACGAGGATGTTTACAACAGACAG gttgAAGAGGAGTTGTTGGAGCAGGAGTTCTTGGAGCGTTGTTTCCAGGAGATGTTGGATGAGGAGGACCAGGATTGGTTCATCCCGGCCAGGGACCTCCCCTCGGGGGTGGGTCAGATCCAGCAGCAGCTTAATGGCCTGTCAGTCAGCGATGGAGGAAACGCAGAGGAGATGGCG AGGAAGAGCAACTTGAACCCCGATGCGAAGGAGTTCATTCCAGGAGTGAAATACTAG
- the LOC109883278 gene encoding polyadenylate-binding protein-interacting protein 2B isoform X1 — MPEPSEMSGPEVVKTSGGGAPGKEGKEPVANGHPGEGDQGGDDPFAEYMWMENEDVYNRQVEEELLEQEFLERCFQEMLDEEDQDWFIPARDLPSGVGQIQQQLNGLSVSDGGNAEEMARKSNLNPDAKEFIPGVKY, encoded by the exons ATGCCAG AGCCGTCGGAGATGAGTGGTCCCGAGGTAGTGAAGACGTCGGGGGGTGGGGCTCCGGGGAAGGAAGGCAAGGAGCCTGTAGCAAATGGGCATCCAGGAGAGGGGGATCAGGGAGGAGACGATCCCTTTGCTGAGTACATGTGGATGGAGAACGAGGATGTTTACAACAGACAG gttgAAGAGGAGTTGTTGGAGCAGGAGTTCTTGGAGCGTTGTTTCCAGGAGATGTTGGATGAGGAGGACCAGGATTGGTTCATCCCGGCCAGGGACCTCCCCTCGGGGGTGGGTCAGATCCAGCAGCAGCTTAATGGCCTGTCAGTCAGCGATGGAGGAAACGCAGAGGAGATGGCG AGGAAGAGCAACTTGAACCCCGATGCGAAGGAGTTCATTCCAGGAGTGAAATACTAG